Proteins co-encoded in one Siniperca chuatsi isolate FFG_IHB_CAS linkage group LG11, ASM2008510v1, whole genome shotgun sequence genomic window:
- the efemp1 gene encoding EGF-containing fibulin-like extracellular matrix protein 1 yields MLGICVCLCAVFTHVLSQEAEEPVSYTCTEGYEYDRVREQCRDIDECALLDDACKGGMQCINHFGGYLCLPKSAVIYISKEGEQVQVPLPDPVASVPVVPAAPPSQPHLPRVFSDSQRVSQSSLTIRCTTGFTADEQNLCRDIDECATGRHTCGPEQTCYNTRGSFICQCSPGYQRNGDHCVDRDECALTNYCMHRCVNTQGSYYCECNAGHKLASNNHSCVDVNECDVQSPCQHHCYNLIGSFLCQCDQGYELAQDAVSCQDIDECSFSSYMCQYQCINSPGSYSCECPEGYQLQGNRMCQDINECETGTHNCQDDDMCWNYYGGFRCYPRNPCEAPYAKTSENRCICRSQAECQGLPPSIVYKYMSIQADRTVPADIFQIQATNIYANTHNTFRIKAGNEAGEFFLRRSSNVSAMLVLTKPLSGPREYVVDLEMVTHHLTMNYRSSSLLRLTIIVGPYAF; encoded by the exons ATGCTGGGGATCTGCGTGTGTCTTTGTGCGGTTTTCACACATGTCCTCTCTCAGGAGGCTGAGGAGCCCGTCTCCTACACA TGCACAGAAGGTTATGAGTATGACAGAGTCAGAGAGcagtgcagag ATATCGACGAGTGTGCTTTGTTAGATGATGCCTGCAAAGGAGGGATGCAGTGTATCAACCACTTTGGTGGATACCTCTGTCTCCCCAAGAGTGCCGTCATCTATATCAGTAAGGAAGGCGAGCAGGTGCAGGTGCCGCTGCCGGACCCTGTCGCTTCTGTCCCTGTTGTCCCTGCTGCTCCACCAAGCCAGCCTCATCTCCCACGGGTGTTTTCAGACAGTCAGAGGGTCTCTCAGTCCAGCCTGACCATCCGCTGTACAACCGGATTCACTGCAGATGAGCAGAACCTCTGCAGAG ACATAGACGAATGTGCGACAGGCAGACACACTTGTGGCCCTGAACAGACGTGCTACAACACCAGAGGCTCATTCATCTGCCAGTGTTCTCCGGGCTACCAGAGGAACGGAGACCACTGTGTTG ACAGAGACGAGTGTGCCCTGACCAACTACTGCATGCACAGATGTGTGAACACACAGGGCTCGTACTACTGTGAGTGCAACGCAGGTCACAAGTTGGCCAGCAACAACCACAGCTGTGTTG atgtgaatgaatgtgaCGTGCAGAGTCCCTGTCAGCACCACTGCTACAACCTGATTGGCTCCTTCCTCTGCCAGTGTGACCAGGGCTATGAGCTGGCACAAGACGCGGTCTCCTGCCAAG acattgatGAATGCAGCTTCTCCAGCTACATGTGTCAGTACCAGTGTATTAACAGCCCAGGAAGTTACTCCTGTGAGTGCCCAGAGGGATATCAGCTCCAGGGAAACAGGATGTGTCAAG ACATAAATGAGTGTGAGACAGGGACCCATAACTGCCAAGATGATGACATGTGCTGGAACTATTACGGAGGCTTCCGCTGCTATCCCAGAAACCCCTGTGAGGCGCCTTATGCCAAAACCTCTGAAAA tcGTTGTATCTGCCGCTCTCAGGCTGAGTGCCAGGGTCTCCCACCGTCAATTGTCTACAAATACATGAGCATCCAGGCGGACCGGACTGTGCCAGCGGACATCTTTCAGATTCAGGCCACCAACATCTAcgccaacacacacaacaccttcAGGATCAAAGCTGGGAATGAGGCAGGAGAATTTTTCCTGCGG CGTTCCAGCAATGTGAGTGCCATGCTGGTGCTAACCAAGCCGCTGTCAGGCCCCAGGGAGTACGTCGTGGACCTGGAGATGGTCACTCACCATCTGACCATGAACTACCGCTCCAGCTCACTGCTGCGGCTCACCATCATAGTCGGGCCCTACGCCTTCTGA